Proteins encoded in a region of the Gemmatimonadaceae bacterium genome:
- the dnaN gene encoding DNA polymerase III subunit beta yields the protein MRFTISREKLQEGLNAVASSVPTKTTLPVLANLLVQTTDKGIRISGTDLDIAVSTEVTADVESAGAITIPAKKLSEIARELPAAPVRISSSGDQRISLECGRSKFKLLGLPKSEFPSFPAVNFDKSIRIPSGELQKLIAHTAFAASTEESRPILNGVLWELRADVMRMVATNGHRLAKMEVPVRGTGDHADLIIPPKALEQIRRLFPAEEELEVAQGENHLGFRSPFTAVFTRLIEGPYPSYDQVIPKDNDKIVTIDKAAFISALKRMSVVASDQTHRIRLSFNAGMLKFNVSTPDLGEAQDEMAIRYNGDPLEIGFNAAYLLEILRFLPTDEVKVSFKAPERAATIEPEGWNDPAKYLCLLMPLRLVD from the coding sequence ATGCGGTTCACGATCTCTCGCGAGAAGCTGCAGGAAGGGTTGAACGCCGTGGCTTCGTCGGTTCCTACAAAGACGACGCTGCCGGTGCTGGCCAACCTGCTTGTCCAAACCACGGACAAGGGAATTCGCATTTCGGGCACCGATCTCGATATCGCGGTGTCAACGGAAGTGACGGCCGACGTGGAATCAGCCGGCGCGATCACGATCCCCGCCAAGAAGCTTTCTGAAATCGCGCGCGAGCTGCCCGCGGCGCCGGTGCGCATTTCGTCGTCGGGGGATCAGCGCATCTCACTCGAGTGTGGTCGCTCGAAGTTCAAGTTGCTTGGACTCCCGAAGTCCGAGTTCCCGTCGTTCCCCGCGGTGAACTTCGACAAGAGCATCCGGATTCCGTCAGGTGAGTTGCAGAAGCTCATCGCGCACACCGCCTTTGCCGCCTCCACCGAAGAAAGCCGGCCCATTCTCAACGGCGTTCTTTGGGAACTGCGTGCTGACGTGATGCGGATGGTCGCCACCAACGGCCATCGCCTGGCGAAGATGGAAGTCCCCGTGCGCGGCACGGGCGATCATGCGGACCTCATCATCCCACCGAAGGCGCTCGAGCAGATTCGCCGGCTCTTCCCGGCCGAAGAAGAGCTCGAAGTCGCGCAGGGCGAGAACCACCTTGGTTTCCGCTCGCCGTTCACCGCCGTCTTCACGCGCCTCATTGAAGGGCCGTATCCCAGCTACGATCAGGTCATCCCCAAGGACAACGATAAGATCGTCACCATCGACAAGGCCGCGTTCATCAGCGCGCTGAAGCGCATGTCGGTGGTTGCCTCCGACCAGACGCACCGCATTCGTCTGTCGTTCAACGCCGGGATGCTGAAGTTCAACGTCTCCACCCCCGATCTTGGCGAAGCCCAGGACGAGATGGCGATCCGTTACAACGGCGACCCCCTCGAGATCGGTTTCAACGCGGCGTACTTGCTCGAGATCCTGCGCTTCCTCCCCACCGACGAAGTGAAGGTCAGCTTCAAGGCTCCCGAGCGCGCAGCGACCATCGAACCGGAGGGCTGGAACGACCCGGCCAAGTATCTCTGCCTGCTGATGCCGTTGCGGCTCGTCGACTAG
- the dnaA gene encoding chromosomal replication initiator protein DnaA, which yields MSLSPSDAWARLLDRARDHIPAHTIDQWLAPLAALEFDDQRLTLAAPDQFAVDWVSSKHSQYLEGLAPICLGHPVQLVLKVQDERRTRSQMDLFVPQNGASIEPVSVDNTVVLSQLNERYTFDHFVIGKSNELAAAAAAAVGEAPATSYNPLFIYGATGLGKTHLMQAIAHRIIQRDPGVRVTYITAEQFLNDVINSIETRSMNEFKRRYRQSDLLLVDDVHVLAGKQQTQEEFFHTFNALYEAGRQIVLTSDRPPSEIPRLEDRLKSRFEWGMVADVSAPDLEHRIAILRRKALMDHLEHTIPDEVLHFIADHVQANVRELEGSIIKLLAYSSLRHRVVTVDLAREALRDKIRSAEAAAPPRTTRQDKVHQVQQAVAAEWGVTVDGLTSKTRTKVLTVPRQVAMYLTREIHGLQLVEIGAAFGGRDHSTVIHSLERVADMAKEDAVFRGRVEKVRETVRHTHW from the coding sequence ATGAGTCTTTCCCCCAGCGACGCCTGGGCTCGCCTGCTCGATCGCGCGCGCGACCATATCCCCGCCCATACCATCGACCAGTGGCTCGCGCCGCTGGCTGCGCTCGAATTCGACGACCAACGGCTGACGCTCGCCGCCCCCGACCAATTTGCGGTCGATTGGGTTTCGTCCAAACACTCGCAGTACCTCGAAGGCCTCGCTCCAATCTGCCTCGGCCATCCCGTTCAGCTCGTCCTGAAAGTCCAGGATGAGCGCCGGACGCGCTCGCAAATGGACCTGTTTGTTCCACAGAATGGAGCCAGCATAGAGCCAGTATCGGTAGATAATACCGTTGTATTGAGCCAGTTGAACGAACGGTACACGTTCGACCACTTTGTCATCGGCAAGTCCAACGAACTTGCGGCGGCCGCTGCTGCCGCGGTCGGCGAAGCCCCGGCCACCTCCTACAACCCGCTCTTCATCTACGGCGCCACCGGGCTGGGCAAGACTCACCTCATGCAGGCCATCGCGCACCGCATCATCCAGCGCGACCCGGGCGTGCGGGTCACCTACATCACCGCTGAGCAATTCCTCAACGACGTCATCAACTCCATCGAGACCCGCTCGATGAACGAGTTCAAGCGTCGTTACCGGCAGTCCGATCTCTTGCTGGTCGACGACGTGCACGTGCTCGCCGGCAAGCAGCAGACGCAGGAAGAGTTCTTTCACACCTTCAACGCGCTCTACGAGGCGGGACGCCAGATCGTCCTGACTTCTGATCGTCCTCCCTCGGAGATTCCGCGACTCGAGGACCGCCTCAAGAGCCGCTTCGAGTGGGGAATGGTCGCCGACGTCTCGGCCCCTGACCTCGAGCACCGCATCGCCATCCTGCGCCGCAAGGCGCTGATGGATCACCTCGAGCACACCATCCCCGACGAGGTCCTGCATTTCATCGCCGATCACGTCCAGGCCAACGTGCGCGAGCTTGAGGGGTCCATCATCAAACTCCTCGCCTATTCGTCGCTCCGGCATCGCGTGGTGACCGTTGACCTCGCCCGTGAGGCGCTGCGCGACAAGATCCGCTCCGCCGAGGCCGCCGCCCCGCCCCGCACCACCCGCCAGGACAAGGTGCATCAGGTCCAGCAAGCCGTGGCCGCCGAGTGGGGGGTAACGGTGGATGGACTGACCTCCAAGACGCGAACCAAGGTCCTGACCGTTCCGCGCCAGGTTGCCATGTACCTCACGCGCGAAATCCACGGCCTCCAACTCGTCGAGATCGGCGCCGCTTTTGGCGGCCGTGACCATTCGACGGTCATCCACTCGTTGGAGCGCGTAGCGGACATGGCCAAGGAAGACGCCGTGTTCCGGGGGCGTGTGGAAAAGGTGAGGGAAACTGTGCGTCATACTCATTGGTGA
- the rpmH gene encoding 50S ribosomal protein L34 yields MGKPTYRPRNKRRIKTHGFRARMETKWGREVLSRRRKKGRKSLTVKLPSKYAGA; encoded by the coding sequence ATGGGCAAGCCGACCTACCGTCCACGGAACAAGCGCCGCATCAAGACGCACGGATTCCGTGCCCGGATGGAAACCAAGTGGGGGCGCGAGGTGCTCAGCCGCCGCCGCAAGAAGGGGCGGAAGAGCCTCACTGTGAAGCTCCCGTCGAAGTACGCCGGCGCCTAA
- the yidD gene encoding membrane protein insertion efficiency factor YidD — translation MKLLLILLVRGYQVALSPLLPAACRYYPTCSHYAIEALEKHGALRGGWLALKRIARCHPFRPGGYDPVP, via the coding sequence GTGAAACTCCTGCTGATCCTCCTCGTTCGTGGTTACCAGGTGGCGTTGTCGCCGCTGCTGCCGGCGGCGTGTCGCTATTATCCAACCTGTTCTCACTATGCCATCGAAGCGCTGGAGAAGCATGGCGCTTTGCGTGGTGGGTGGCTCGCGCTGAAGCGCATAGCGCGCTGTCATCCGTTCCGGCCGGGCGGCTACGACCCGGTGCCCTGA
- the yidC gene encoding membrane protein insertase YidC has translation MDKKLFLAFTLSGLVIVATPYLFPRPKVAPPAAAAVVADSAAATQGAATVAPATAPAPGASSGAIGAAQQLTAGTGTGTGPTVASAPAMAAAETVTVNTAVNHIHFSTLGAAPIEVELPGFTSLGAKKGPVSIHQRNEPLLRYRLLTGRDTIDLSKVLFTPTRSTQANGAQELTLHAVSGAVDVTLHYSIAPQNFLTTVRATVHGAAPPAFLLADLPTGFVSQEGDTLGDINSLAYAVKPQKGSAKGIPFRKLDPGEQRLEAGPMYWAIAKNKYFLVGMLAQEKAPTIAEVNFTGGTRTQKLATRGQATAVLPLAADGTTTFDLYVGPQEWERMRALGRDFENANPYGGFLQGVVQPFATIVMRALLWMKRTTQMNYGWVLIIFGVVIRLLMWPLNQKAMRASLKLQVLQPELQALQAKYKSDPQKQQQEIMKLYSEHGMSPLSPLLGCLPMLLPMPILFALFFVFQNTIEFRGVSFMWLPDISLKDPLYVLPLLMGASMYVLSWIGIRNAPPNPQAKMMAYLMPAMMTFFLINFASGLNLYYTVQNLAALPQQWMIASERLKKTKTG, from the coding sequence ATGGATAAGAAGCTCTTTCTCGCGTTTACGCTTTCGGGGCTGGTGATCGTCGCCACGCCCTACCTGTTTCCGCGTCCCAAGGTTGCGCCGCCGGCGGCGGCTGCCGTTGTCGCTGACAGCGCGGCCGCGACACAGGGCGCCGCCACGGTCGCACCGGCGACAGCCCCAGCGCCCGGCGCGTCAAGCGGGGCGATCGGGGCGGCACAACAACTAACCGCGGGCACGGGCACAGGCACGGGCCCGACGGTAGCCTCCGCTCCTGCGATGGCAGCCGCCGAAACGGTGACCGTCAACACCGCCGTGAACCACATCCACTTCTCGACGCTCGGTGCGGCGCCAATTGAGGTGGAACTGCCAGGGTTCACGAGCCTGGGGGCGAAGAAGGGCCCGGTTTCGATCCATCAGCGCAATGAGCCACTGCTGCGCTATCGTCTGCTCACCGGACGCGACACGATCGATCTTTCGAAGGTGCTCTTCACGCCGACGCGCAGCACGCAGGCGAACGGCGCGCAGGAGTTGACGCTCCATGCGGTGAGCGGCGCCGTCGATGTAACGCTGCACTACTCAATTGCCCCGCAGAATTTCCTGACCACGGTGCGGGCGACGGTACACGGCGCCGCGCCGCCGGCCTTCCTGCTGGCCGACCTGCCGACTGGGTTCGTGTCGCAGGAAGGGGACACGCTGGGCGATATCAACTCGCTGGCGTACGCGGTAAAGCCGCAGAAGGGAAGCGCGAAGGGGATTCCGTTCCGGAAACTTGATCCCGGCGAACAGCGGCTCGAGGCGGGGCCGATGTACTGGGCGATCGCGAAGAACAAGTACTTCCTCGTCGGGATGCTGGCGCAGGAGAAGGCGCCGACCATTGCCGAGGTGAACTTCACGGGCGGCACGCGCACGCAGAAGCTGGCGACGCGTGGACAGGCGACGGCGGTGCTGCCGCTCGCGGCCGACGGGACGACAACGTTCGATCTCTATGTGGGGCCGCAGGAATGGGAGCGCATGCGCGCGCTCGGCCGCGACTTCGAGAACGCGAACCCGTACGGCGGCTTCCTGCAGGGGGTGGTGCAGCCGTTCGCGACCATCGTGATGCGCGCGCTGCTCTGGATGAAGCGCACCACGCAGATGAACTACGGCTGGGTGCTGATCATCTTTGGCGTGGTCATCCGATTGCTGATGTGGCCGCTCAACCAGAAGGCGATGCGCGCGAGCCTCAAGCTGCAGGTGCTGCAGCCGGAGCTGCAGGCGCTGCAGGCGAAATACAAGAGCGACCCGCAGAAGCAGCAGCAGGAGATCATGAAGCTGTATTCCGAGCACGGGATGAGCCCGCTCAGCCCGCTGCTCGGCTGCCTGCCGATGCTGCTGCCGATGCCGATCTTGTTCGCGCTGTTCTTCGTCTTCCAGAACACCATCGAATTCCGCGGCGTGTCGTTCATGTGGCTTCCGGATATCTCGCTCAAGGATCCGCTCTACGTCCTCCCGTTGCTCATGGGCGCGTCGATGTACGTGCTGAGCTGGATCGGCATCCGCAATGCACCGCCGAACCCGCAGGCGAAGATGATGGCGTACCTCATGCCGGCGATGATGACGTTCTTCCTGATCAACTTCGCGTCGGGGCTGAACCTGTACTACACGGTGCAAAACCTGGCGGCGCTGCCGCAGCAGTGGATGATCGCAAGCGAGAGACTGAAGAAGACAAAGACGGGGTGA
- the mnmE gene encoding tRNA uridine-5-carboxymethylaminomethyl(34) synthesis GTPase MnmE: MACATAAGRGAIAVVRLSGRDALAITRRVAVPVPMGARAVVLSSLHAPDTPAQLIDHGLVTWFQAPHSYTGEDVVEFAVHGGSLVSALVVEACVSAGARPALPGEFTERAVLHGKLDLVQAEAVADLIDARTRAAHRAAVRQLDGAFSGRLGALRDALLQVDALIAYDIDFPSEDHGPLSRTRVVAACDEVIAQVERLLATLPAAALGRDGALVVLAGPPNAGKSALLNALVGEARVIVSEVPGTTRDAVEVLVDDSPYPLRLVDTAGLRASGDVLERMGIEVSERYLAQAHVVLACAETPEALAATVEAVRHLTVGVVIPVTTKRDLRASSSRRPAHSVPSGGGNSVDETAVSSVTGEGLDVLRAAIRKALTDQVAPPTDEIPLITRARHEAALKRATEELRAFRWAWEAETLPAPVAATHLRAAVTALESLIGAVDVDDVLERVFRTFCVGK, encoded by the coding sequence GTGGCGTGCGCCACCGCTGCGGGGCGCGGAGCGATCGCGGTCGTGCGGCTCAGTGGGCGCGACGCGCTGGCCATCACCCGGCGCGTGGCGGTGCCGGTGCCGATGGGGGCCCGCGCGGTGGTGCTTTCATCGCTGCACGCGCCCGACACACCCGCGCAACTGATCGACCACGGGCTGGTGACCTGGTTTCAGGCGCCGCATTCATACACCGGCGAGGATGTGGTGGAGTTCGCCGTACACGGCGGATCGCTGGTCAGCGCGCTGGTAGTCGAGGCCTGCGTATCGGCCGGGGCTCGGCCCGCGCTCCCTGGCGAATTCACCGAGCGCGCGGTGCTGCACGGGAAGCTGGATCTCGTGCAAGCCGAGGCGGTGGCGGACCTGATTGATGCCCGGACCCGCGCGGCTCACCGTGCGGCGGTCCGCCAACTGGATGGTGCGTTTTCCGGGCGCCTTGGCGCCTTGCGTGATGCCCTATTGCAGGTGGACGCCCTGATTGCGTATGACATCGACTTTCCGTCGGAGGATCACGGGCCGCTGAGCCGCACGCGCGTCGTCGCCGCGTGCGATGAGGTCATCGCACAGGTGGAGCGGCTCCTGGCGACATTGCCGGCAGCGGCACTCGGCCGGGATGGCGCGCTGGTGGTGCTGGCCGGACCGCCGAATGCCGGCAAGAGCGCCCTGCTCAACGCGCTGGTGGGCGAGGCGCGCGTGATCGTCAGCGAAGTGCCAGGGACGACGCGCGATGCCGTCGAGGTCCTGGTGGACGACTCGCCATATCCCCTGCGCCTTGTGGACACAGCGGGACTCCGCGCAAGCGGCGATGTGCTGGAGCGCATGGGCATCGAAGTCAGCGAGCGATATCTCGCGCAAGCGCACGTGGTGCTGGCGTGTGCGGAGACACCGGAGGCGCTCGCGGCGACCGTGGAGGCGGTGAGGCACCTGACCGTCGGGGTGGTGATTCCCGTGACGACGAAGCGCGACCTTCGAGCCTCCTCGTCACGGAGGCCGGCGCACAGCGTTCCGTCCGGAGGCGGGAATTCTGTCGACGAGACGGCGGTCAGTTCCGTAACGGGTGAGGGGCTGGATGTGCTCCGCGCGGCGATCCGAAAGGCGCTCACCGATCAGGTTGCACCGCCAACGGACGAGATCCCCCTCATCACGCGGGCGCGGCATGAAGCAGCGCTGAAGCGGGCGACGGAGGAATTGCGCGCGTTTCGATGGGCTTGGGAGGCCGAAACACTGCCCGCACCAGTGGCGGCGACGCATCTGCGGGCCGCAGTTACCGCGCTCGAGTCACTGATCGGGGCGGTCGACGTGGATGACGTACTGGAACGGGTCTTTCGGACGTTCTGTGTCGGGAAGTAA
- a CDS encoding DUF2268 domain-containing putative Zn-dependent protease (predicted Zn-dependent protease with a strongly conserved HExxH motif): MLINLVPDFLTVLQSTDPVAAYQRYFETHRPLLEAYWHNYVLDPSGPHFQDVVREAVYADRDDLRAMLDRVDIAVLARSAEEQCAALFELDSRVDVVLMVGVGGANAGELVVGGKGLAFACLEHFTGVANTSTRGLGLEPELLPMWLSHELAHAVRYTSPKSRSAMKQFIGEQGGYYSYWETGRHVALREHLVNEGLAVQAARLLSPGHAPWEYFGFQRRQYVRTREMEPILFRSVAEELDHAALGLRLRWLSGGMSDDARTIDRYVIPERAGYFLGARLVEDAITEHGIARCLRMSAQELLGMAPEEMVARTA; this comes from the coding sequence ATGCTCATCAATCTCGTCCCGGACTTCTTGACGGTCCTGCAAAGCACCGATCCGGTGGCAGCCTACCAGCGCTACTTCGAAACGCATCGCCCGCTGCTCGAGGCGTACTGGCACAATTACGTGCTCGATCCAAGCGGTCCGCATTTCCAGGATGTCGTGCGTGAGGCGGTGTACGCTGACCGTGACGACCTGCGCGCGATGCTCGACCGCGTGGACATTGCAGTGCTGGCGCGCTCTGCCGAGGAGCAGTGCGCAGCGCTCTTTGAGTTGGACTCACGAGTGGACGTCGTTCTCATGGTCGGCGTGGGCGGCGCCAACGCCGGCGAATTGGTCGTTGGCGGCAAGGGGCTTGCCTTTGCCTGTCTCGAGCATTTTACGGGCGTCGCGAACACGTCAACCCGTGGACTCGGACTCGAGCCTGAATTGCTCCCGATGTGGCTATCGCATGAGCTCGCACACGCAGTGCGATACACGTCGCCGAAGAGCCGCAGCGCCATGAAACAGTTCATCGGTGAGCAGGGCGGCTACTATTCTTACTGGGAAACCGGCCGGCACGTAGCCCTGCGTGAGCATCTGGTGAACGAAGGCCTCGCCGTGCAGGCCGCGCGCCTGCTTAGCCCTGGTCATGCGCCGTGGGAATATTTTGGCTTCCAGCGTCGCCAGTACGTGCGCACGCGCGAGATGGAGCCGATTCTGTTCCGCTCCGTGGCTGAAGAGCTGGACCACGCCGCCCTTGGCCTGCGCCTGCGCTGGCTTTCTGGTGGAATGAGCGACGATGCGCGTACTATCGATCGGTATGTGATCCCGGAACGGGCCGGATATTTTCTGGGCGCGCGGCTCGTTGAGGACGCCATTACCGAACACGGGATCGCCAGATGTCTCCGAATGTCGGCACAGGAGCTGCTCGGGATGGCACCGGAAGAGATGGTGGCCAGAACGGCGTAA
- the upp gene encoding uracil phosphoribosyltransferase encodes MALTVIEHPLIQHKLSILRDKSTPTKLFKELVDEIAMLMAFEATRHLPLEPVTIETPLETMQAQRLKGYEPVLVPILRAGLGMVDGIRALMPSARVGHIGLYRDHETLEPIEYYFKVPPDLGQRDVFVLDPMLATGGSAVDAIANLKAAGARRIRFMCLVAAPEGAEKLVTAHPDVPVFAASLDRELNENGYILPGLGDAGDRLFGTK; translated from the coding sequence ATGGCGCTCACCGTCATTGAACACCCGCTGATCCAGCACAAGCTGTCGATCCTGCGCGACAAGTCCACGCCCACCAAGCTCTTCAAGGAGTTGGTTGACGAAATCGCCATGTTGATGGCCTTCGAGGCGACGCGGCACCTACCGCTCGAGCCGGTGACCATCGAGACTCCGTTGGAGACCATGCAGGCTCAGCGCCTCAAGGGGTACGAGCCGGTGCTGGTCCCCATCCTGCGCGCCGGACTGGGAATGGTGGACGGCATCAGGGCGCTGATGCCGTCGGCCCGCGTGGGTCATATCGGTCTCTACCGCGACCACGAGACGCTCGAGCCCATTGAGTACTACTTCAAGGTCCCGCCCGACCTCGGCCAGCGCGATGTCTTCGTGCTCGACCCCATGCTCGCCACCGGCGGGTCCGCCGTGGACGCCATCGCCAATCTCAAGGCGGCCGGCGCACGTCGCATTCGCTTCATGTGCCTCGTCGCCGCCCCCGAGGGCGCCGAAAAGCTCGTCACCGCTCACCCTGACGTCCCCGTCTTCGCTGCGTCGCTCGACCGCGAGCTCAATGAGAACGGCTACATCCTCCCAGGCCTTGGCGACGCGGGCGATCGGCTCTTCGGCACAAAGTAG
- a CDS encoding MBL fold metallo-hydrolase yields MQLTVQGAAREVTGSCHVVQVHGKTILLDCGMFQGRRSEVQRKNLTLPVPIEQIDAVVLSHAHIDHSGRLPLLARNGYKKAIHATHATADLCEPMLMDSAHIQEKDAEFLAKHKREYFEPLYGIRDAQRTAELMVSHDYGERFEVAPGIFVVFSEAGHILGSASITVEFTEGTQTRRLVFSGDIGRSGLPIIRDPQPPEGADWVLMESTYGNRDHGTVEDARAKLAQVVRETAARGGRVLVPAFAVGRTQELVYDLHQLAEAGEIPKLPIYIDSPLATKATAVFEKNTDVFDQSERFVRSHNGKSLFQFPLLRYTPEAEDSKKLSQSAGPMVIISASGMCESGRIVHHLHQGASNPRNTILIVGFQAEHTLGRRIVERREVIKTFGEEVPLKAQVAVLNGYSAHADRTELAAWLKGVRATSPRLKDVFLVHGEPEAQDAFAEQLRAGGYRVHAPVMGEHISLG; encoded by the coding sequence ATGCAACTGACGGTGCAGGGGGCGGCCCGCGAAGTCACCGGGTCGTGCCATGTGGTGCAGGTGCACGGCAAGACGATCCTGCTCGACTGCGGCATGTTCCAGGGGCGCCGCAGCGAGGTGCAGCGAAAGAACCTGACCCTGCCGGTGCCCATAGAGCAGATCGACGCGGTGGTGCTGTCGCATGCGCACATCGATCACTCGGGGCGGCTGCCGCTGCTGGCGCGCAACGGCTACAAGAAGGCGATCCACGCCACGCACGCGACCGCCGACCTGTGCGAGCCGATGCTCATGGACTCGGCCCACATCCAGGAGAAGGACGCGGAGTTCCTGGCCAAGCACAAGCGCGAGTATTTCGAGCCGCTGTACGGCATTCGCGACGCGCAGCGCACCGCCGAACTGATGGTGTCGCACGATTACGGCGAACGGTTCGAAGTGGCGCCGGGGATCTTCGTGGTCTTCTCCGAGGCGGGGCACATCCTGGGTTCGGCGTCGATCACCGTTGAGTTCACGGAAGGCACACAGACGCGGCGGCTGGTCTTCTCGGGCGACATTGGCCGGTCAGGACTGCCGATCATTCGCGACCCGCAACCGCCGGAAGGGGCGGATTGGGTGCTGATGGAGTCGACGTACGGCAATCGCGATCACGGCACGGTGGAAGACGCCCGCGCGAAGCTGGCGCAGGTGGTGCGCGAAACCGCCGCGCGCGGGGGGCGCGTGCTGGTGCCAGCCTTTGCGGTGGGACGCACACAGGAACTGGTATACGACCTGCATCAACTGGCCGAGGCGGGGGAGATCCCGAAACTCCCGATCTACATCGACAGCCCGCTGGCGACGAAGGCGACGGCGGTGTTCGAGAAGAACACCGATGTGTTCGACCAGTCGGAGCGGTTCGTGCGCAGCCACAACGGGAAGTCGCTGTTCCAGTTTCCGCTGCTGCGGTATACGCCGGAGGCCGAGGACTCGAAGAAGCTCTCGCAATCAGCGGGGCCAATGGTGATCATCTCGGCGTCTGGGATGTGCGAGTCGGGGCGGATCGTGCACCACCTGCATCAGGGGGCGAGCAATCCGCGCAATACGATCCTGATCGTCGGGTTCCAGGCGGAACACACCTTGGGACGGCGCATCGTGGAGCGGCGCGAGGTGATCAAGACCTTTGGCGAAGAGGTGCCGCTGAAGGCGCAGGTCGCGGTGCTCAACGGGTACAGCGCGCACGCCGACCGCACCGAGTTGGCGGCGTGGCTGAAGGGCGTGCGGGCGACGTCACCGCGGCTCAAGGACGTATTCCTGGTCCACGGCGAACCAGAGGCGCAGGACGCGTTCGCCGAACAGCTGCGGGCGGGCGGGTATCGGGTACACGCGCCTGTGATGGGGGAGCATATCTCGCTCGGCTGA
- a CDS encoding pitrilysin family protein, with protein sequence MQLPLESYRLPNGLLVTLSEDHSAPVVAVNLWYHVGSANERPGRTGFAHLFEHMLFQGSANVGANEHFELIQRAGGTLNGSTWLERTNYFETVPSHHLELALWLEADRMGALLPAMTQEKLDTQRDVVKNERRWSVDNQPYGTWWERLPALCFPPEHPFHHSLIGSMEDLSAASLDDIAEFFRTYYTPDNAVLTIAGDFDGAQAKALVEKHFGPIPRGTGRPALPPMDVPRTFGGWSREVVEDDVMLPRLFLAFRAPVFGTPAYFAGSLCAAVLGQRRGSRLYRALVREQEVASDVSAFTWDLAKGADLFVADATARPGTDAATLEAAVVAEVDRLRAEGVRADEIERAKALLETDFVSAMQTAGDRADAISKFATLLGDASLVNTQLEKYRAVSAEDVTAFAREYLGEDNRVSLVYVPRAGAEETP encoded by the coding sequence ATGCAACTGCCGCTTGAGTCGTATCGTCTCCCCAACGGACTGCTGGTGACGCTGTCGGAGGATCATTCCGCGCCGGTGGTGGCGGTGAACCTCTGGTACCACGTGGGCTCGGCCAACGAGCGTCCGGGGCGTACGGGATTTGCCCACCTGTTCGAGCACATGCTCTTTCAGGGCTCGGCGAACGTGGGGGCCAACGAGCACTTCGAGCTAATCCAGCGCGCTGGCGGGACGCTGAATGGATCGACCTGGCTGGAGCGCACGAACTACTTCGAGACGGTGCCGTCGCATCATCTCGAACTCGCGCTCTGGCTCGAAGCGGATCGGATGGGGGCACTGCTCCCGGCGATGACACAGGAGAAGCTGGACACGCAGCGCGACGTGGTGAAGAACGAGCGGCGCTGGTCGGTGGACAATCAGCCGTATGGCACGTGGTGGGAGCGGCTGCCGGCGTTGTGCTTTCCGCCGGAGCATCCGTTCCATCACTCGCTCATCGGCTCGATGGAAGACCTGAGCGCCGCAAGCCTCGACGACATCGCCGAGTTCTTCCGGACGTATTACACGCCCGACAACGCGGTGCTGACGATCGCCGGCGACTTTGACGGTGCGCAGGCGAAGGCACTGGTCGAGAAACACTTCGGGCCTATTCCTCGCGGAACGGGGCGGCCGGCGCTGCCGCCGATGGATGTGCCGCGGACGTTCGGCGGATGGTCGCGCGAGGTGGTGGAAGATGATGTGATGTTGCCGCGTCTTTTCCTCGCCTTCCGCGCGCCGGTCTTTGGCACCCCCGCGTACTTCGCGGGGAGCCTGTGTGCCGCTGTGCTGGGCCAGCGGCGCGGAAGCCGGCTCTACCGGGCCCTGGTGCGCGAGCAGGAAGTCGCGAGCGACGTGAGCGCATTCACGTGGGACCTGGCGAAGGGAGCCGACCTCTTCGTGGCGGATGCCACGGCCCGTCCAGGCACCGATGCGGCGACGCTCGAAGCGGCCGTGGTTGCCGAAGTGGACCGGCTGCGCGCGGAAGGTGTTCGCGCGGACGAGATCGAGCGGGCCAAGGCGCTGCTTGAGACAGACTTCGTGTCGGCGATGCAGACGGCCGGCGACCGGGCCGATGCAATCTCGAAATTCGCGACGCTGCTGGGCGATGCGTCGCTCGTGAACACGCAACTGGAGAAGTACCGCGCCGTGAGCGCCGAGGATGTGACTGCCTTCGCGCGCGAATATCTCGGCGAGGACAATCGAGTGTCTCTGGTGTATGTGCCACGCGCCGGTGCGGAGGAGACCCCATGA